ACAGCGACTACTGGCTTCGTAGGTCAAAAATTAAATTATTGGTTTAAATAGGATTCAATAAGGTTGTTTTTTAATAAAATCACAACTGGTTTTAAGGGAAAGTACTTTGAACCTAATACTCGTGTATTTCGTTTATCCAAGTCTCACTGAAATCCTATTGGAATTGATTATCTTTATAGACTTAGTAGTGGTCATACAAATTTTTTTATTCTTAGCTCTCAGTCCAATTGTTATTTTCCTTCTATTATATATTATTATTAATACGATTTCTCTTCATTCAACAATATTTGCTGGTAATTAAATGGCCTCTGAACCTAAATATTATTTTAAGGTATAAAAAATATCAACCTTAAAAAATAATGCTTGTTTAAGGTTGATTATGGTATACTGATAGAAACATATGTTCCCTTGAAAACCCCTGTGATTTCAAATCATTTTTGACCAAACTATACTTTTTGGGAATCTACTTAACAAAAGTAGAAATTTTTTTTGAAGAACTGCAAGGGATTAAGGCGGAAACAAAATAGATGAGAAAAGAAATGCATCAAAAAAAACGAAATGAAATAGGGAGGTATATATAATGGAAGAAACTCTGTTTTCTTTGCAACAGTATAAGATGCAGCAACAGAAAGATGAAACGATTCAAGCGATGAAAAAGAAGAAACTGGATATGTATAAGCCGGATTTCAATTTATTTCAGGTATTCTGTGAGAAAAACTTTTTAGCTTTGAATTTTGATTCGCTTGAACTCTATTTACACGAACTCATTACACAACAACATGTACGCCTTTCAACATTTAACCGCAGATTTGCAGGAGTGAAATACTGGTTGGTTAATCAATACGGACTGCAGATGACGAATGAGCAAGAGTTAGGTGTGAAAATGCTGCGATCACTCTATAATGAGGAAGATTATCTGCGCCTAAAATCGATGCGTGGAATTCGGGCCGAGAAACAAACGGATGTGCTACGTTTAATCGATCGCTACGACACAGGGAAGAAAAGTGATATCCGTAAGCGTGCGATTTGTCTCGTAAATTTAATCACTGCCAATCGCCCTTCGGAAATGGTGCGAATCAAAGTGAGTGACTTTGATTTAGAAAATCGAACAGTTCAGGTGATGATGGTGAAACAAGGTGATATGAAAGAAAAACGCCTGACGCTCGAGTGCGTGCAGGCGGTTAGAAATTATATAACAGCAAGTGAACTGATTGCCGAAGATTATTTCGTCGGTGCAGCCGATAAATGGGG
The DNA window shown above is from Solibacillus isronensis and carries:
- a CDS encoding tyrosine-type recombinase/integrase; this encodes MEETLFSLQQYKMQQQKDETIQAMKKKKLDMYKPDFNLFQVFCEKNFLALNFDSLELYLHELITQQHVRLSTFNRRFAGVKYWLVNQYGLQMTNEQELGVKMLRSLYNEEDYLRLKSMRGIRAEKQTDVLRLIDRYDTGKKSDIRKRAICLVNLITANRPSEMVRIKVSDFDLENRTVQVMMVKQGDMKEKRLTLECVQAVRNYITASELIAEDYFVGAADKWGNHTSRQISEVSYNQAIQSWLGFAPYTFRKTQITAMYQKGADIPTIAKQSGHKSHQTIMEHYINLRSDDVDDYL